A single genomic interval of Chryseobacterium paludis harbors:
- a CDS encoding S9 family peptidase, whose protein sequence is MKKFYLGLLIMSASTIQSQKFPDLKAPIAEKKEHIRTIHGDKVNDPYYWMIDYFKKGKDSTKVVDYLKAENSYWEGMMKDTEPFRDKLFQEMKSRIKEKDESVPSFKNGYYYYTRTEEGKQYFKYCRKKGNLKASEEVLLDVDQLAEGHPYYSASGFSISPDNTKLVYGVDDVSRRQYKLFLKDLSTGKTVDLGIKNTEGDAVWANDNKTIYYTENNPVTLLSEKIKRHTLGTDPGKDVVVYEEKDKSNYIGVGKSKNEKFIMIYSAATTSSETRYLNADDPNGTFKVFQPRIKDVLYDVTPLEDKFLITTNKDALNFKVVETPLDKTGVENWKDFIPHRKDVLMQGISEFKNYLVFSERQNGLSQLVIYDRKTGKKEFVKFDEPTYTVSPSGNPEYNTDNFRFGYTSMITPNSQFEQDLKTGKRTLLKQQEVLGGYNKENYVTERLFATAKDGTKIPLSIVYKKGFKKDGNSPLLLYAYGSYGNSSNASFSSPRLSLLDRGFVYVMAHIRGGQEMGRQWYEDGKMMKKKNTFTDFIDAGEYLVKEKYTSPKHMYAQGGSAGGLLMGAIANMSPNLWNGVIAHVPFVDVVNTMLDESIPLTTNEYDEWGNPNNKEAYFYMKSYSPYENVEKKNYPNLLVTTGLHDSQVQYFEPAKWVAKLRDMKTDKNILFLKTDMAYGHGGASGRFDYLKDTALVYAFMFKLEGINK, encoded by the coding sequence ATGAAAAAATTTTATCTAGGATTATTAATCATGAGTGCTTCCACAATTCAATCTCAAAAATTTCCTGACCTTAAAGCTCCTATTGCCGAAAAAAAGGAACATATTAGGACTATACATGGTGATAAAGTAAATGATCCGTATTACTGGATGATCGACTATTTCAAGAAAGGAAAAGATTCAACGAAAGTTGTTGATTATTTAAAGGCAGAAAATTCCTATTGGGAGGGGATGATGAAAGATACAGAACCTTTCAGGGATAAGCTTTTTCAGGAAATGAAATCTAGGATCAAAGAAAAAGATGAGTCTGTTCCCTCTTTCAAAAACGGATATTATTACTATACCCGTACTGAAGAAGGAAAACAGTATTTCAAATATTGCCGAAAGAAAGGAAATCTAAAAGCCTCTGAGGAAGTTCTACTGGATGTAGATCAGCTAGCAGAAGGTCATCCTTATTATTCTGCTTCAGGATTTAGTATAAGCCCGGACAACACTAAATTAGTTTACGGTGTAGATGATGTTTCAAGAAGACAGTATAAATTGTTTTTAAAGGACCTTTCAACAGGAAAAACTGTAGATCTTGGCATTAAAAATACCGAAGGTGATGCCGTATGGGCTAATGACAATAAGACCATTTACTATACTGAAAACAATCCGGTAACCTTATTATCTGAAAAGATCAAAAGACATACATTGGGGACGGATCCAGGCAAGGACGTCGTGGTTTATGAAGAAAAAGACAAATCCAATTATATCGGAGTAGGAAAATCAAAGAATGAAAAATTCATTATGATCTACTCTGCAGCAACCACTTCATCTGAGACAAGATACCTGAACGCTGATGATCCTAATGGAACATTTAAAGTTTTTCAGCCAAGAATAAAGGATGTATTGTATGATGTAACTCCTCTAGAAGATAAATTCCTGATCACAACGAATAAAGATGCTTTAAACTTTAAAGTCGTAGAAACACCTTTAGACAAAACAGGTGTTGAAAACTGGAAAGATTTCATCCCACACAGAAAAGATGTACTGATGCAGGGAATCAGTGAATTCAAAAACTATCTGGTTTTCAGCGAAAGACAGAATGGACTTTCCCAACTGGTGATCTATGACCGAAAAACCGGTAAAAAGGAGTTTGTGAAATTTGATGAGCCTACTTATACAGTATCTCCTTCAGGAAATCCAGAATATAATACAGACAATTTCCGTTTCGGATATACCTCTATGATCACACCCAATTCTCAATTTGAGCAGGATCTTAAAACCGGAAAAAGAACATTACTGAAACAACAGGAAGTTCTGGGAGGTTATAATAAAGAAAATTATGTAACTGAAAGACTTTTCGCTACAGCAAAAGACGGCACTAAGATCCCTCTTTCCATTGTTTACAAAAAAGGATTTAAGAAAGACGGAAACAGTCCTTTATTGCTTTATGCTTATGGCTCTTATGGAAACTCTTCGAATGCATCATTCAGCAGCCCCAGACTAAGTCTTTTAGACAGAGGTTTCGTTTATGTGATGGCACACATCCGTGGAGGTCAGGAAATGGGCAGACAATGGTATGAAGACGGTAAAATGATGAAAAAGAAAAATACTTTTACTGATTTCATTGATGCCGGAGAATATTTAGTTAAAGAAAAATACACTTCTCCAAAACATATGTATGCTCAAGGAGGAAGTGCAGGAGGTTTGCTAATGGGAGCTATCGCTAATATGAGTCCGAATTTATGGAATGGCGTCATTGCTCATGTTCCGTTTGTAGATGTAGTGAACACAATGCTTGACGAAAGCATACCATTGACAACCAATGAATATGATGAATGGGGAAATCCTAACAATAAGGAAGCCTATTTCTACATGAAATCTTATTCTCCATATGAAAATGTAGAAAAGAAAAATTACCCTAATCTTTTGGTAACAACCGGTTTGCATGATTCTCAGGTACAATATTTTGAGCCTGCAAAATGGGTAGCTAAATTAAGGGATATGAAAACCGATAAAAATATACTGTTCTTAAAAACAGATATGGCTTATGGTCATGGTGGTGCATCAGGAAGGTTTGATTACCTGAAGGATACTGCTCTGGTCTATGCTTTTATGTTTAAACTAGAAGGAATTAACAAATAA
- a CDS encoding BT_3928 family protein, which produces MIKGVLRFIIAVIFILSGFVKAVDLVGFSFKMEEYFSPSVFNMPFLEKFALLFSIIVVVLELFLGFMLLIKLKLKFTLSALIVLCIFFGFLTFYSAYFNVVTDCGCFGDAIKFTPWQSFVKDVVLLVGLIILFVLYRKEFVKKDEYSNTVKKSPAKYKYYILGAFALVMIYIMAQGLMHEPTIDFRDYKIDTDLKSEKEKINKNPSEYKTFYSLKNQKTGEVLKVNQDDYIKETKYWAEGSPWKIEEGKNESILVKEGYKSEIVKFKIEDPTGLEVTDEIIKAPKAILVFSYHPKEVSSELLQKIEAKVNAQKGALIYGVSTEPSTFKTIKNVMMDGTAIKTIARSNPFVLILENGKIVDKQPAKDYIK; this is translated from the coding sequence ATGATCAAAGGTGTACTTCGTTTTATTATTGCTGTTATTTTCATCCTTTCAGGTTTTGTAAAAGCAGTGGATCTGGTAGGTTTTTCCTTTAAAATGGAAGAATACTTTTCACCCTCTGTTTTCAATATGCCTTTTCTGGAAAAGTTTGCTTTACTCTTTTCTATCATTGTGGTCGTCCTGGAGCTTTTCCTTGGATTTATGCTTTTAATAAAATTAAAACTCAAGTTCACTTTATCAGCATTAATTGTACTTTGTATATTCTTTGGGTTCCTTACATTCTATTCAGCCTACTTTAATGTAGTAACAGATTGCGGATGTTTTGGGGATGCTATAAAATTTACTCCTTGGCAGAGCTTTGTTAAGGACGTTGTACTTCTGGTAGGACTTATTATTCTGTTTGTTTTATACAGAAAAGAGTTCGTTAAAAAAGATGAATATAGCAATACTGTAAAAAAATCTCCTGCAAAATATAAATACTATATTTTAGGCGCTTTCGCTCTTGTTATGATCTATATTATGGCACAAGGACTTATGCATGAGCCTACGATCGATTTCCGGGATTATAAAATAGATACAGATCTCAAGAGTGAAAAAGAAAAAATCAATAAAAACCCTTCTGAATACAAAACGTTCTACTCTCTTAAAAACCAAAAGACGGGAGAAGTTTTAAAGGTAAATCAGGATGATTACATTAAAGAAACAAAATATTGGGCTGAAGGTTCGCCGTGGAAAATTGAGGAAGGAAAGAACGAATCTATTCTTGTAAAAGAAGGTTATAAATCTGAAATTGTTAAATTTAAAATTGAAGACCCGACAGGACTTGAGGTTACGGATGAAATTATTAAAGCTCCTAAAGCAATTTTAGTATTCTCTTATCATCCAAAAGAAGTTTCTTCGGAATTACTTCAAAAAATTGAAGCCAAAGTGAACGCTCAAAAAGGCGCATTAATTTATGGTGTTTCAACAGAGCCCAGTACATTCAAAACAATTAAGAATGTAATGATGGATGGAACAGCCATCAAAACGATTGCCAGAAGTAATCCATTCGTATTGATATTAGAAAACGGAAAAATTGTAGACAAACAGCCTGCAAAAGATTATATTAAATAA
- a CDS encoding TerB family tellurite resistance protein, protein MQKSNKSIAGYHLLMILSSVDGEFAPEEGMLVQQYLADEFPFKMNLDNELETIALLQPEEWKDHFEFHARCFHDDSTEEERVKFAKFAKTLIKADNKVTDEEHTFYKLLKNMWHLS, encoded by the coding sequence ATGCAAAAATCAAATAAATCAATCGCCGGATACCACCTGTTAATGATTCTATCTTCTGTAGACGGAGAATTTGCTCCTGAAGAAGGAATGCTTGTTCAACAATATTTAGCTGATGAATTTCCATTTAAAATGAATTTAGACAATGAATTGGAAACGATTGCTCTACTTCAACCTGAAGAATGGAAAGATCATTTCGAATTCCACGCACGTTGTTTTCATGATGATTCTACGGAAGAGGAGCGCGTAAAATTTGCGAAATTTGCCAAAACACTTATAAAAGCTGACAACAAAGTAACCGACGAAGAGCATACTTTCTATAAGCTTTTAAAGAATATGTGGCATTTAAGCTAA
- the tpiA gene encoding triose-phosphate isomerase: MRRKIVAGNWKMNKNVIDAQQLMIQLLSYKNTSTTNCEIWIAPPSLYLMMAKDIYEKDEIGVFSQDMSEYESGAYTGELSADMLESIDVTGSLIGHSERRQYHGETDSHCNRKVKLALDKGLIPVYCNGETLEQRKAGQHFEVVKNQTEVALFTLSAEEIKKVVIAYEPVWAIGTGETASPEQAQEIHAHIRSIIAAKYGQEVADEVSILYGGSVKPDNAKEIFSQPDIDGGLIGGAALKLEDFSKIIEAFN; encoded by the coding sequence ATGAGAAGAAAAATAGTTGCAGGAAACTGGAAAATGAACAAAAATGTAATTGATGCTCAGCAATTAATGATCCAATTACTAAGCTATAAAAACACTAGTACGACCAATTGTGAGATTTGGATTGCACCACCATCTTTGTATCTTATGATGGCAAAGGACATCTATGAAAAGGATGAAATAGGTGTTTTCTCCCAGGATATGAGTGAATATGAAAGTGGCGCTTACACGGGAGAACTCTCTGCGGATATGTTGGAATCTATTGATGTAACCGGTTCTTTGATCGGACATTCTGAAAGAAGACAATACCATGGGGAAACTGATTCACACTGTAACAGAAAAGTAAAATTAGCACTAGATAAAGGTTTAATCCCTGTATACTGCAACGGAGAAACTCTTGAGCAAAGAAAAGCAGGACAACATTTTGAAGTGGTTAAAAACCAGACTGAAGTTGCTTTGTTTACACTTTCTGCTGAAGAAATCAAAAAAGTAGTCATCGCTTACGAACCTGTTTGGGCAATTGGAACAGGAGAAACAGCAAGCCCTGAACAGGCTCAGGAGATCCACGCTCATATCAGAAGTATTATTGCAGCAAAATATGGACAGGAAGTAGCTGATGAAGTTTCTATCCTTTACGGAGGTTCTGTAAAACCTGATAATGCAAAAGAGATCTTCTCTCAACCGGATATTGATGGTGGATTAATTGGTGGAGCCGCTTTAAAGCTAGAAGATTTCTCTAAAATTATTGAGGCTTTTAACTAG